One stretch of Nomascus leucogenys isolate Asia chromosome 9, Asia_NLE_v1, whole genome shotgun sequence DNA includes these proteins:
- the PHYH gene encoding phytanoyl-CoA dioxygenase, peroxisomal isoform X7 — MTWRQAVLLSCFSAVVLLSMLREATCASVGTTQAAGEEASEDAKQKIFMQESDASNFLKRRGKRSPKSRNEVNAENRQKLRADELRREYYEEQRNEFENFVEEQNDEQEERSREAVEQWRQWHYDGLHPSYLYNRHHI, encoded by the exons ATGACTTGGAGACAGGCCGTCCTGCTGTCTTGCTTCTCCGCCGTGGTGCTGCTGTCTA TGCTGAGAGAGGCAACCTGTGCATCTGTGGGGACCACGCAGGCGGCGGGAGAAGAGGCGAGTGAAG ATGCAAAACAGAAGATTTTCATGCAGGAATCAGATGCCTCGAATTTCCTCAAGAGGCGCGGCAAGCGGTCCCCCAAGTCCCGAAATGAGGTCAATG CGGAAAACAGGCAGAAGCTTCGGGCTGATGAGCTGCGGAGAGAATATTACGAGGAACAAAGGAATGAATTTGAGAACTTCGTGGAGGAACAAAACGATG AGCAGGAAGAGAGGAGCCGGGAGGCTGTGGAGCAGTGGCGCCAGTGGCACTATGACGGCCTGCACCCATCCTATCTCTACAACCGCCACCACATCTGA